From the Daucus carota subsp. sativus chromosome 8, DH1 v3.0, whole genome shotgun sequence genome, one window contains:
- the LOC108200021 gene encoding 20 kDa chaperonin, chloroplastic produces the protein MAASQMTTTSFTGRSLLFPSTVEGTFKPSSVSHFGQFGGGLSLRSFRGLSVKAATVVAPKYTSLKPLGDRVLIKIKTVEEKTTGGILLPSSAQSKPQGGQVVAIGEGRTVGPNKVAVSVKTGTQVVYSKYAGTEVEFNGSNHLILKEDDIVGILDTDDVKDLKPLNDRVLIKVAEAEEKTAGGLLLTEASKDKPSIGTVIAVGPGSLDEEGKRKALALSAGNTVMYSKYAGNDFKGPDGSDYIALRESDIMAVLS, from the exons ATGGCAGCATCTCAAATGACAACAACTTCATTCACCGGTAGGAGTTTGTTGTTTCCTTCAACTGTTGAAGGAACCTTTAAACCTTCTTCGGTTTCACATTTCGGACAATTCGGAGGTGGATTGAGTCTGAGGTCTTTCCGTGGACTCAGTGTCAAAGCTGCTACTGTTGTTGCTCCTAAG TACACTTCACTTAAGCCGTTGGGTGATAGAGTCCTTATTAAGATCAAGACTGTCGAGGAGAAGACCACTGGTGGCATCTTACTGCCATCATCAGCACAATCAAAACCTCAAGGAGGTCAGGTTGTTGCCATTGGAGAGGGTAGGACTGTTGGACCTAACAAAGTTGCTGTGTCTGTGAAG ACTGGTACCCAAGTTGTGTATTCCAAGTATGCTGGAACTGAAGTGGAGTTCAACGGATCCAATCATCTTATTTTGAAGGAGGATGATATTGTTGGTATTCTtgatactgatgatgtcaaagaTTTGAAGCCGCTAAATGACAGAGTCCTCATTAAG GTTGCTGAGGCTGAAGAGAAAACAGCTGGAGGCCTGTTGCTAACTGAGGCAAGCAAGGACAAGCCATCAATTGGAACT GTGATTGCTGTTGGACCTGGATCTCTAGATGAGGAAGGAAAGAGAAAAGCACTTGCCCTTTCCGCAGGAAACACCGTAATGTACTCCAAATATGCTGGAAACGACTTTAAAGGCCCTGATGGATCGGATTACATAGCTCTAAGGGAATCTGATATAATGGCAGTGCTATCATAG